In Haematobia irritans isolate KBUSLIRL chromosome 1, ASM5000362v1, whole genome shotgun sequence, a genomic segment contains:
- the LOC142229725 gene encoding uncharacterized protein LOC142229725, protein MPLEAADLEALARLLKDALQSTAVRAAADAAANISQGVGTVRTAVAPPVSIPPFKPSDTASLLDYFTRCEWSLGLSKIAEADYKRYVLVHMGTELNEALKILISPKTSDDLTYDEVKKTLVDHFDGRKNQYAESIKFRQVTQEAGQSLSNFELRLRQAAAFCNYGTFLDRMLTEQLLFGLSAREICDEIRAKEPSNFNEAYEIAQRLEASHRTVMEMRNATTTFSVSEGEGNTNRVGYESFKYKGTKPRVAQERNVKSEEKFNRPQCYGCGAQHNRDKCKFRNAICFPCKRTGHIARVCKTRTSCIFDDDVDDSSELVQRLNQLKGSQSGRHMIEIFVNGNRVVMELDTGAPCAIISMRSLREIMRSPRIQETNRRFTSYTGNKIVCLGRVVVNARVGASTKRLNLYVVEGDFDSLFGREWIQQFVKEIDFVKLFSTSGQIKSIKTLSPVLPTDESNELLNVLRRFDDVFSETAGKLQAPPIRLHLKPNSTPVFARAREIPLALKDEYAAEIDRKIAAGLFERVDYSEWASTTHVVSKKNGKIRITGNYKPTVNPQIIIDEHPITKPEYIFNKMKGSKVFCPWT, encoded by the coding sequence ATGCCTCTTGAAGCGGCAGATTTGGAAGCGTTGGCAAGATTACTAAAAGATGCATTGCAAAGCACGGCAGTGCGAGCGGCCGCAGATGCAGCGGCAAATATTTCACAGGGAGTCGGGACTGTCCGCACAGCAGTGGCACCACCAGTCTCAATCCCTCCGTTTAAACCATCGGACACGGCATCCCTTTTGGACTATTTTACTAGATGCGAATGGTCTTTAGGACTGAGCAAAATTGCTGAGGCAGATTATAAGAGATATGTTTTAGTCCATATGGGCACTGAACTCAATGAGGCTCTGAAGATTTTGATTAGCCCCAAAACATCTGACGATCTCACGTACGACGAAGTGAAGAAAACGCTGGTTGATCACTTTGATGGAAGAAAGAACCAGTATGCGGAAAGTATAAAATTCCGTCAAGTGACACAAGAGGCAGGACAGTCGCTGTCTAATTTCGAGTTGCGACTACGGCAGGCGGCAGCGTTTTGCAACTATGGGACATTCCTTGACAGAATGCTTACGGAGCAACTTCTTTTTGGTTTGAGCGCACGTGAAATATGCGACGAAATCAGAGCTAAAGAGCCGTCAAATTTTAACGAGGCGTACGAGATCGCACAACGTTTGGAGGCATCCCATCGAACGGTAATGGAGATGAGAAATGCTACAACTACGTTTTCGGTGTCTGAGGGTGAGGGCAATACCAACAGGGTTGGTTACGAATCCTTCAAATATAAAGGGACGAAGCCAAGAGTGGCTCAGGAGAGAAATGTGAAAAGTGAGGAAAAATTTAATCGCCCACAATGTTACGGGTGTGGTGCTCAACATAACAGAGACAAGTGCAAGTTTCGGAACGCGATTTGTTTCCCTTGTAAGCGAACGGGCCACATCGCTAGAGTGTGCAAGACAAGAACGTCCTGTATTTTCGATGATGATGTCGATGATAGCAGTGAGTTGGTACAACGGCTTAATCAGTTGAAGGGGTCACAGTCGGGCAGACACATgatcgaaatttttgtaaatggaAATAGAGTGGTGATGGAGTTGGACACAGGAGCTCCGTGTGCCATTATCAGTATGAGAAGTCTACGGGAGATTATGCGAAGCCCTCGAATACAGGAGACTAACCGAAGGTTCACCAGTTACACGGGCAACAAAATTGTGTGTTTAGGGCGTGTGGTTGTGAATGCTAGAGTGGGAGCATCAACCAAAAGATTAAATCTGTACGTGGTGGAGGGAGATTTCGACTCATTGTTTGGCAGAGAATGGATACAACAGTTTGTTAAAGAAATAGACTTCGTTAAGTTATTTTCAACTTCAGGGCAGATTAAGTCGATAAAGACGTTGTCTCCAGTTTTGCCAACAGATGAAAGCAACGAGCTTCTGAATGTTTTGAGGCGATTTGATGATGTGTTTAGCGAAACAGCTGGTAAACTGCAAGCACCCCCTATAAGATTACATTTAAAGCCAAATTCAACGCCGGTATTTGCAAGGGCTAGGGAGATACCATTGGCTTTGAAAGATGAATATGCCGCAGAGATTGACCGGAAGATTGCAGCCGGGTTATTCGAAAGAGTCGACTACTCGGAGTGGGCATCAACTACGCATGTGgtttctaagaaaaatggtAAGATTAGAATTACAGGCAACTATAAGCCCACTGTTAATCCACAAATTATTATAGACGAACATCCGATAACAAAACCTgagtatatttttaataaaatgaaaggATCGAAAGTATTTTGTCCTTGGACGTGA